One Bos indicus x Bos taurus breed Angus x Brahman F1 hybrid unplaced genomic scaffold, Bos_hybrid_MaternalHap_v2.0 tig00000247_arrow_arrow_obj, whole genome shotgun sequence DNA segment encodes these proteins:
- the PROK2 gene encoding prokineticin-2: MRSPRCARLLLLLLLPPLLLTPPAGDAAVITGACDRDPQCGGGMCCAVSLWVKSIRICTPMGKVGDSCHPMTRKVPFLGRRMHHTCPCLPGLACSRTSFNRYTCLAQK, from the exons ATGAGAAGCCCGCGCTGCGCCCGCCTGCTGCTCCTACTGCTGCTGCCTCCGCTGCTGCTCACACCTCCCGCCGGCGACGCCGCGGTCATCACCGGG GCCTGCGACAGGGACCCCCAGTGTGGTGGAGGCATGTGCTGTGCTGTTAGTCTCTGGGTTAAGAGCATACGGATTTGCACACCGATGGGCAAAGTGGGAGACAGTTGCCATCCGATGACTCGTAAA gtTCCATTTCTTGGGCGGAGAATGCATCACACGTGTCCATGCCTGCCTGGCTTGGCCTGTTCACGGACTTCGTTTAACCGATACACATGTTTAGCCCAGAAGTAA